The genomic window GTATTCTTTGGCCTTCAGTGAAATGTTCAAATCAATGTTTCTGGGGCATAACAGTGGAGGAGTAAATGAGAGGTTTGGTGACAGAACAGGACAGTCAGATCCATTGCACACCCATTTTCAGGTCAATCACAGCAGCACTTAGACCACACAGCTTATAATGggactcctccaccctgctaaGCCTGGCAGCGCTAagatagagaggggtgggggagccgGAAGGGAAAAAATACGGAAAAGTGTGTCCCTCCATACATGGGACCCTTGTAGCAAAGATACCTCTTTCACAACCACCAATCCGTCTGTTCCACAGGAAAACGAGAACCAGTTTGTCCCACAAATACTTCAAAGCGTTTACATTACAATTCAGCTGGGGGgatagggggggcggggggtaagCTCCTTACTATTGTCATCTCACTGGAAAGTTGTAGCTCAACAGTCACTCTAATGATTCTGTGGTGTTGGTTTTCATAACTTTGCTAAAGGGACGGGGGCATGTGTGCTGCTCTCTGCCTATCCCAGCTTGTCTGAGGAGTCTGATCTCTGGATCAGGACTGGGGTCGCCACTGGGGTCGCCCGTCTCCCCGCTGGAttacagaggagacagagaaaggctcCAACGGACATTTTAGCGGTTTGTCTAAAGGTTTAAAGCTCTTTATTTGACCACTGCGGATTAATATCTGCCACCGATCCTTCCTCTGCTGTGGGTTTAAAAGTTTAACAGATAATGGGTCACTCTCACATGAGCCCTCTATCCTTGCTGCAGGCATGTTCACCAGTAGCATCACCACACCACTGGCCTTTCCTGCTGGACATGGGATATGCAGACATGGTAGGGATTAGGCACGAATTGAGGTCAGTGGGTCTTTTACTTAGTGACATACTAAACCATGGACTGTATCCATAACCTTTATGTGGTATTAACCAAAATCTGTGATATAATCGTATAGTAAAAAAGTGGGTCTGTACAAGAAATTACAGTGTGAAcaactgcagattttttacattgGTTTTCAAAAGTTGGTTTTCAAACATTGAACGTAGTGTAGTAAATAAGTCAACGGTGCTGTTACAAGTCACACATCATCTAAATAACTGAACGCAGGTGTCAGCTTGAAAAACTGGGATATGATATGATAGCAGCTTTACAAAACAACTCTGTCTCCACACTGACCCTGAGGGTACATGCTGCACTgactgaggaagagagagacttgtCAGCAAGAGATGTGTCTCTGTAGCCCTGACACCTTACCCAGTTTGGGCTTTGGACAAGCCTTTTAACTGGGCCAAAAAGAAAGCTAGGTCACTACCTTGATCTTCATCCTagctataaaaaaaatacaatacattCTGGTCTTTCAGATATCCTAAACCAGGCCTGCTAGGTGGTTCTGGTCCGTCTTGAGTTAGGTAGCTCCTGTTGGACCTGTCTTGAGTTGGGCAGTTGGAGCCGGGTTCTGAATGCCTGGGAGCTGAGTGGTTGAGATGACAGATGCTGCTCACAGTGATGCCCGCTGTGATGAGTGAATAATTCACCCAGCTGAATGTTTTCAGAGTCAACCCAGGCTGCCATTCAGTCGGGGGTTCGAACCAGgccagcacagcacagctcagAGTCTGCTGCTGGTGGACTCACGGATGCCCCTGGCCACTGTATACAGGCACGCAACAAAAGCAGACTATTTTGGTCTCCCCCGACAGCCCCTTCTACTTCTGCACATCTCCAGAGGGGAATCCTCAAAAACAGTAACCAACGTGAGTTGCAGAAAACATGTCCCATACAACAGGAGAATGCATTGTTATTTAATTACTTATTGTCTCTTACTACTAGTAAGATCAGTACAATTTCTGTACAAAAGGGAAGGTTTTTAAATGGCCTTTGCTCACAGAATATAGACACGATTCCACTGTCAATTTCTCTTTCAAATTCTGTCCAGGGAGCTTTGATCACATGTGGTTGCCATTTCAAAGACAACGCCTGAAGTGCATCAACCAGAACAAACAGGCCTGAACTGCACAATGAGAGATGGATCATTAGTTTGGTGAACAAGCTGGTTCTTTCCCCAAGAGCAACTCAAGCAGCGTTGCTGAGGGAGTGGTCATGACATGCACCTCTGAATGCCGAGCAGTGTGGGAGTGTACTTGAATGGTCACTTGGgactgggggggatgggggagtgtGAATGtaatgagcctgtgtgtgtgtgtgtgtgtgtgtgtgtgtgtgtgtgtgtgtgtgtgtgtgtgtgtgtgtgtgtgtgtgtgtgtgtgtgtgtgtgtgagagagagagagagagagagagagagagagagagagagagagagagagagagagagagagagagagagagagagagagagacatagagagacatagagagacatagagagacatagagagacagagccatAGCCTACGCTCATGTCAACATGGAATGCAGCATCCTAAGGAGCAGGGTGTCTATCCTTCGGTCCACTGCATTGAGATCCCTTCAGacgtggagggtgtgtgtgtggggtcgggggagggagggtcatgTCTAAACGTGTCCCCAGATGAGCCTCTTTATGAGTTACAGTCAGAGTAGAACTCACTGCACTCTGAGAGGAATTGGatacttcctctctcttttgctccccATCCTTCATGCCTGTGTGGAGTGTGGCcagccacacccctcccccaccctgctcacTTGCCTGCCCTCAATCAAGCCTTGTGTCAATATTAATCAGCGCGTGGTGTGCCTGCTAGCACCGAGGCGCATAAATTCATAGGGCCGGCCAATCAGCACGCAGGGCCTGACACAAAGACCCTATCCATGGCGGCgctggcccaggcaggccccTCCCACTGACAGCTGGCCTATTGTGTGCAGTGCCACTGAGGCTGCCTTGTTTTCCTTGGCTAAGCCAGTTCAATAACTAATCTCAATGCAGCCAGCAGCAGCTTTTTCAACTGGAGCTTTGCAAAGGAAGGGGGAAACGCTTTCAACCCCAACAGCAACACGTAATCTGCTTGTCATGGTGCTGTGGGCAAAATAACAAGTTCACTCACCTTATAGCTACACAGATGTCCCAGGGCCTTGTGAGAAGATCTGTTGAGAATGCAAGTTTCAGGGGGAGCACAAATGATATTTGTTGTTCCGCATTAGAATAGGTTCTGATCGAATGATCAAAATGCCTGAGCACTAAATTATCAAATGATCAAACAGATAGAGGACACTAACAGGTACATCATTATGACAATACCATTTATTTTGAAGGAAGGAATATTACTTCTAAAACCTTCTCTATAGTGTTTTCTCCAGTGGTGCCTGGTAACCCACAAGACTATTCCTACCAAACAGATgatgacagacaggaagtggagcggGGCtgcggcacacgcacacatgaatGAAAGAGAAAACTGTTGGCCGCTGAACGCGGGACgcggggcggggggtggggggggagtaggggggagtaggggggagtaggggggacaCACGCGAGCTGGCTCTCCCCTCTTCCGTTCGAGAGCGCTCCCTCGTCACATGGGAGGATAATTACCTGCAGCCTCGCGCCACTGATGGAGGGGCCGTCTCTGTGCGTCCGCGGGAAGCGTGCGTACGCGTCGCGTTCTGCCTGGTGACACAGCGACAATGGGGCCCCGTCTGGAACGTTTGGGGGCCCCAgccctcagggaggacagatggAGCCCGGGTTTGGGATTGGACCACATTAGCATGAGAAAAgaggagcagaaagagagagggtgggggagcacAGTAGAGACCCCCCTCGCCCGCCCgctcccctcttttctcccctgttacattagagagagggagaggggggaggcctcCTCTAACCCAACTGAAGCTGTTGTGCAGCAGTAAATTGGTGCACAATGGGAGACATGGTGTCAAGCTGTCGCCACGTGTGAGAGACACTCCATTCACGGCACACTGGAAGACAACAAAAGaaaggagagccagagagcccTCAACAGGACAACGACCAACATCCTCTTCTTCAGCCATACTCTCTCAACAGATGAAGAGCGCTCAATATTGTGAATTCATTAACATTCATTCACGTGTGTTTGATACTGTACATGCTTGGGTTAGGCACATAGTCAGCTACTGATTTAGACACAGAGAGGTTCATACTGACACTGTGTTTAAGTTTTCCCACAATTAAGTTCATGTTTGTACAAGTGTCTCTTATTTACACTATGATTGAGACTAAGACTGTGAGAAACTAATTCTGGTCGTGTTGGGTTGGAATGCCCCCGGTTAAACCGCAACACTGAAATTAAATGTGAAAATAGAATCCGAGCAAGCAAGAAATACACTGCGAAGTAAAACATCTCAACTTTTCTGTACACGGAGTGAAACTATGTCTCCCCCTAGCGGGTATTGAGACAAACTGCAGGTCTTAGGAGCTGACGACGATAAAGTGTAATAAGTGGATTGAAACTGATTTTTTTTTAGTGTATGCGGTAAACCCCAGATTCATTGCGTTCTTATCACAGATACCTAAAAGTGGATAAAGAAAGTTTATATCTGCGCCTCCAATTTAAAAGTAGTTTAGGTCTACTTGTTTCCAAAGTCAGCTTGCCGTTGAAGTGACAAGACTGCATGGGAACTAACTGAGTTTCCCATGTGGTCAAATGGAAACTTTGAAAAAGGTGTTGACATGAGAACGGATGACATGCCAACACGTTCACGCTTTCCTGAATGAGAATAGGGCAATAAAAGCTCCATAATCTCACGCCTAAACGGTGTGATTTAATCCTTTCATTTGAATCAGCTTCTTTGATCCCCCCTCGTCACAGATATCGGCGCGTGTCAATTGTATGCTTCAACATTTACATGCTCGTGCCAGAATAGGTGTTGAGTTTAAATTACAATGTGTTTCCAGCCATGCCATTCATTCCCCACGTTCTGAGCACATCTTAGGAATTTCTCCAAGCAGATAAGAGTCGTACTCAAGGTTGTGATTATACACCGCAGCCCAATCATAATGGTGCGTCACTATTGTTGATCATTGATTGGTATGTTTGTGGTCGCGTGATAAGCTATTAAGATTTTACCAAGAGTCATGATTTAAACATATGGAAGGATTTATTGTGTACTCCAACAGACAACATGAACATTAGAGAATTCACATATAAATTAGTGTGCAAAAGAATGACAAGAGAACTAAACGTTACACAGTAGCCTACACGTCATGGTGCATGTTATATATAGCTTAATCTACAATATTTACAATATTTAATAAATGCAATTCTGTGTGGCACAGTGGTAATTGTATGGCAGAAAGGAACCTTGTGTTCACAACACTTTGTAATTGGTGTCCTTCATGTCCATCTCTGTCAGAGGAAAACTGTGTGGCAGCCTGGCTTTCAAGCAAGTGAAGCCATTTtaaatattataataatgtGTAATTATCAATATTGTGTGCAATCAGGGCCAAGGTCTCCACACAGCCTGGCTGGCTGAGAGGCTCTGGGCCTTTGAGATAGCTTGGCTCTGGGACTGGTGATGATAGAGAACATTGGCATCCCTTTGTTGGGGTGACTGATGATGGTTCCTGTTGAGGCCACAAACCTGCTGTGGGTACCCAGAATCCTGCATCTTCATCTTAGGTTTGGACGGAGGGCTCTTCATGCTGGTCAGAATATCAGATGGGTGAACTGGAGCTCTGACACCCACAACAGCCTGGCTAACAAGATGACCAGCAAGAGGTGAGTTGAGCAATCCCTTTCCTTCAGGGCCCAGGAACCGCGCAGCTCTCTGCAGGCAGGTGGAGAACCCATCTTTAGAGGAATGTCGTCCAACTTCCACCTTTTTTCTGTCCACATCACCAGTGTTCTTCAGGAAGAGAGCCGTTTGTTCTAGGATCTCAGCTTTCTCCACTCTACGCTGATACTGAccctgaggaggagaagaacacaGGTAAATGTACAGTTCTGCCACCAGGAAGTGTCTACAGCTGTGTGCTACTTTAAGAGATTCAGTGGGGGGAAGTTGTGAGACTCGAGGTGGTTTACCTGCTGTGGTTCTTTCAGCAGCAGGGCTGTCAGACGCTCCAGACTGTGGTTTATTCTCTCCCTGCGTCGTCTCTCTACCTGAGGCTTGAGAAGCTGCGGGAGATAAGAGATTGTCAGTGGGAGGTCACATAAGGATCTCTGTTGACAGCCAGCATCAATAGCAGATACACTGTGTGCGTTATTATTTTAGAGGACATATTTTATATGCCATTACTGTGGTAGACATTGTCTTTTTGAAGGCTATGGCGCATGTTGTTAGTCATAAAGTATgcattggtattggcatgaaaatgtaaaatgtaatcacATATTGCAGCATATACATACAGTTAAGAGGCAATCTATATTGATGCTGTAAGGGATTCTTACCTTTCTGTCCATGTTCGTGCTCACTGTTCCACCAGGGTTGCTCTGCTCTGTAATAGCGTTATCAATAATCACAAGATTGTTGAAGTTATTGGCTGTATCCACAAGTTGAAATTGATGACGAATAGTTGTCTTGTGTGCACTGTCAGTTggtcaaatacatttgtgaatgggACGTTCTTCTTGTTCGGTGTCTTTTAAAGGCCACAAAGTTTGAAAGAGACTCTGAGCTCCTCCCATCTTGGGATGTAACCAATACTGGATGCGTTGTCTATACAGACAACTTTGAAAGACTTCCCACTTTTGACAACTCTATAAAATACAGGCGCTACAGATTGAAGATGTACAAGTCTAAACCATCGCCCAGAAGTCTAAAAACGTGAAATCACATCAAGACAGGTAAACCAAATCAAGTGAAGTTAACATGGCACTTGATGAAATCATGTATAAAAACGTAGAGGGATAGAGTGGCTGTGGAGGGAGATCAAAGAGTCCCCCCACTCCCGCGCCAACAACAATCAGACACCCAGCAGTCACAAACGGCACGCTTATTGTAATGGCCCGTGTGTGATGGTGTCGAGAAGGAACAACTGCGAGCTCTTCCCCAAATGTGTCACAGACGTGTGAATATAAAAAGGTGACAACCAGAGGATTCTAAAGTCATTGCCCAACAGGGACTCAAGTTGCCCAAATGGCACGCGCAAAAAGGTCTGGAGAAGTGCTATTTTGAAAGTGGAAATTGAGAACGCCACTAAATCTTACAGGAACCCTAAATGAAACCTGTATAAATaacatttgtttaaaaaaaattacacaTGCGATTTCCTGTTGACTTCGTTTGAATGACAAAAGTGGTCATTCGTTTTGAAAGACTCGACAGCGTCATTCGTTTTGCCTTTCTTTCAGAGATACAATTACTTAGATTGTGCATCGATTTGGGGTCGATATACCTGGAAACGGCTCCCCTTTGCACAACCAGTGTCTCATATGTGTGTACGTTTATGTATGCCTGTTTTCCCAGTAAATATCAATTAATGTTAGCATCTGTTGGGGCTGAGATTTCGTCTATAGTCAGATTGAGAATAATGATGTGTCTGTTTGAACTAACTGGACATGCCTAAAACGACTCTGCATTTGCTTTTGTTAAATACAAATTtaatggatggagagagcacaGGTCTATATGTGTGTCCGTCAAATACGCAGTAAAATTGCGGAAACACAGTCCCGTGGACAAGTGTGAAACCGGTCACAAGGCCACGcgtgaggagaggtgtgagaATGAGCCGGACAGGCTTCCTCCCGTTTGACACCGGAGTCTGAAACTGTTGCCATTAAAGAAAGCGTGGCAATTGTGGGCCCTCGCTTTTACATACAAAAAGTATGCGGCCTATATGCCACGCGATGACAATGGTTGTCCAGGAGCGTGCCTTTTGCACATTTTACGCATAGACCTAATATGCATTCATAAAGTATGTCTTGAACGAGATAAACTTATATGATTAATGGAATAATATTTTAATACACTGTGTTAAAGAGGTCAACGTGTGAGTGAAAATAAACTGGGGAACCAACCAAAACTCCCACGACATCAGAGGCGGCTGCTTAGCCTACATTTATTGCGCCTTGGTACAAATTTTAACAGGTACTAGAGAACTGATTGCAGTCCCATTTCCCAAGGGAAAGGGCCCAGTACATTTTCCCAGCCTGGCACATCATGGACCATATATTCAGACCAGAATGTCGGTCTATTATCAACCATAGCGTTTAATGAACATTGTCATGTTCGAGGAACTGGAGGTGCACATTGGAAAGTGTTGGAAGTCGAAAAGAAGGAAGACCTATACAAATTAAATTTTAGACGGAATGTGGACGCTATTTATATTTTTGGAAGTTGTTTAATTTTTCAGCAATTTATTTGGTCAAATATATCGTTGTTGCTAATTCCCTTTGCAGTCTGTAGAGCTAGTAAATGTTCTCAAGTATTTGATGGTTATTTTACAACCATCCAACGTCTATGTCCACAAAAGGCGTAAGTTCAAAGAAATGACCCCAACTCTTCCTTTAAGCCCTGCGGTGTGGAAAAATGGCTCCCACGGAGACCTTTCTTTCATCTTCCGGCACGCGACTTAACACCTACAGGTGCGAAAGTACCGGCAATGCATGTTTGACATTTGCAAGTGTGCTGACACTGAAAAACGGCACGTGCTGACAAATGTATGTTAATATCCTACCAACACAAGTATGCATACAAAATCAAGACACAAACGTCATGaggtatgtttttatttttctttagcttaaaaaaatgtaaacatataAATTAAcgtgcaaaaaatatataagatAAATATAACAGTGATGTGCCAACAAGGTATACAGTGTATCTGTTTTGTTCAGATTGCCAACATATTTATACAATATTTACATGTTTTACATTTGCTGCTCAGTACAGTATTGCAATCACTGCAAATCAATGAATCATCAGAGTCTAGTGTTTACAACACTAGATacagaaaacagaaaaaagaCTTCCTTAGCAGTCTTCAGAGAGATATATGTGGAATTGCATGAAGGCTTTCAGCCATTTGAATTCAAGTTCAGTATCAGTCCAGTATTGTGTGCGATCAGGGCCAAGGTCTCCACACAGCCTGGCTGGCTGAGAGGCTCTGGGCCTTTGAGATAGCTTGGCTCTGGGACTGGTGATGATAGAGAACATTGGCATCCCTTTGTTGGGGTGACTGATGATGGTTCCTGTTGAGGCCACAAACCTGCTGTGGGTACCCAGAATCCTGCATCTTCATCTTAGGTTTGGACGGAGGGCTCTTCATGCTGGTCAGAATATCAGATGGGTGAACTGGAGCTCTGACACCCACAACAGCCTGGCTAACAAGATGACCAGCAAGAGGTGAATTGAGCAATCCCTTTCCTTCAGGGCCCAGGAACCGTGCAGCTCTCTGCAGGCAGGTGGAGAACCCATCTTTAAAGGAATGTTGTCCAACTTCCACCTTCTTTCTGTCCACATCACCAGTGTTCTTCAGGAAGAGAACCGTGTGTTCTAGGATCTCAGCTTTCTCCACTCTACGCTGATACTGaccctgaggaagaggagaacagaagtaaATGTACAGTTCTGCAGCCAGGAATTGTGCTACTTTAAGAGAGTCAGCGTGGGGAAGGTGTGAGTGAGACTCGAGGTGGTTTACCTGCTGTGGTTCTTTCAGCAGCAGGGCTGTCAGACGCTCCAGACTGTGCTTGATTCTCTCCCTGCGTCGTCTCTCCACCTGAGGCTTGAGAAGCtatgagagatgaaagagattgTCAGTGGGAGGTCACACTTGACACTTGTCGTTGTTGATAGCCACCAAATTAAACTGAATCTGGTGTCTCTCAAACGTCCATTTTCGGTATATAACCAAAATTAACTGTATTGAATTTCAAACGGTCAAAATAAAATCTTACCTTTTTGCAAATTTTCGCTGTCTCAGATTTGTGAAGTTTCATTGTAATATCCATACTTATAGTTCCCAAGTCGTTTTGCATTTAGTTTCACTTTTTCACCAGGGAACGTTAATAATACAATCAACAAGAACGTCAGGGTAAGCACACAGAAGATGTGGTGTGCTGAATGTGACGTCTCAGTTCTCAGAACCGTTTTAACTCCGTGGTCGCAGGTGTGAGACcactctgctcctcccctcagCAGATAACCAATCCCTGCGCCGCGCGCAACTGTCCTTGAGGGGCACTGTAAATATTCGACAAATGAATAAATGCATGTTACTATTAACCTCATATTTAATTATAGTTTGAGTAAATTGACATGGCATGACTTAAACATTACATAGTTTTATGTCTTATTGTGCGTGGGTGTTTTTTCAACATGATTGGTAGATCATCAACTAGAACCACCATCTTCAAAAGTTATGAGTGTGAGAAGTTTAAGGCAAGGAATAATTTGAATAATATTTCTGGTCATTTATTTTAGTTTAAAAGTTCTTGTTTCATTACTTGTACATCAAAGGCCACTGCATGGTGAGTTAGAACGTTTGCAACCTATCACTCCCATAGTAAACGGCACGTGCTACAGAGTGAACTGGCACGTGTATTGTAATTAGAAATGAGGTGTTAACAGACAAATGCGATTGTTTCCTCTCACTTAAGGAGACAAGTCTAAAGACAAGCATAATCGAAAAAACGTTATTTAGTTAAACATTTAGGCTGCGGCATAACTATTTCTGAGAATCTCGCTTGCATGAGCATCTAAACGTGTGCTTATTGCAAGTTGATAAGAACTTTTGCTAAGTCTAAAGACACAAACCTGGCACGCGAGACGCTCAGACAGCCCCATGATAACAGGAAATAATTCAGTTGGCATATCTTACGCATCGACTCAAACTTTTACTCTTGGTTTTATTTGTATATTCGTTTATCAGTGTAATGCATCTTGGAAGTTGTTAAATACATTTGGCAAACTGCGTAAAATATGGTTGCAATAAGCATTGTGTAAATCTCTATAAATTAAATTAGACTGGTCTCGTTGTTTatacatacagtaggctagggcTACATATTTGCCATGCGTCTAGCCTGATATTTATCTTAGCAACTGTGAGGAATCGTGATTGCAAATCTCACGTTTAACTCACTAGTTTGTGTGAAGCTGAGAACCAATGCTTCCAGACACACTTCACTACACGATGTATAAAATCTAACaggtaataaactgcaaatgtattCTATATGGTCCCTGTTCTCATGGGAAACTCTACAGAGACCTTCTCCCACTGCTACATCTTACATGCGTGGAGTCCTTGCGTAGGCCTAAATAAGTAAAATTTTACATTTAGGCTAATTCATTTTGctgacgctttcatccaaagtaaTGTATTATATTTCGGTGGAGGGAGGTCACGGAATACTCTGTATTTACTCCAAACGCTATGGGTATTAAGCAATAGAGGAATAAACAATCTTTGGTATTTTCTTTCACTTAAAAATATCTTCATCTTCAAAATATCCTTCATTACTCATTTAAGACACTGCACTGACACTGTTCATTTGCAGCCTTTCACTCCCATAGCAAACGGCACGTGCTGAGGAGAGAACTGGCACGCGTATTGTAATTAGAGTGAGGTGTTGGCAGCCGACAACTACGATTTCCTCTCACATACGGGGACGCACCTACAGACTTGCATGGTTGAACAAACATTCATTTAGTTAAACATTTTGGCAGTGACACAAAATAAATTCCACTTAGAATGATGTAATGAACTCTATGAGAATTGGTGGAAATGTGTTTATTCATTGAAACGGTAAACCTGATGGTATTTTTTGTAGGCATTGTTTTCATTTCAACGTGTGAATCTGGGAAGACGTTTTCCAGACACCCTTTCCTAAATTGTATTCACATTTTACaggtaataaactgcaaatgttgtC from Osmerus eperlanus chromosome 19, fOsmEpe2.1, whole genome shotgun sequence includes these protein-coding regions:
- the LOC134040051 gene encoding transcription factor HES-7.1-like → MKLHKSETAKICKKLLKPQVERRRRERIKHSLERLTALLLKEPQQYQRRVEKAEILEHTVLFLKNTGDVDRKKVEVGQHSFKDGFSTCLQRAARFLGPEGKGLLNSPLAGHLVSQAVVGVRAPVHPSDILTSMKSPPSKPKMKMQDSGYPQQVCGLNRNHHQSPQQRDANVLYHHQSQSQAISKAQSLSASQAVWRPWP
- the LOC134040050 gene encoding transcription factor HES-7.1-like, which codes for MDRKLLKPQVERRRRERINHSLERLTALLLKEPQQGQYQRRVEKAEILEQTALFLKNTGDVDRKKVEVGRHSSKDGFSTCLQRAARFLGPEGKGLLNSPLAGHLVSQAVVGVRAPVHPSDILTSMKSPPSKPKMKMQDSGYPQQVCGLNRNHHQSPQQRDANVLYHHQSQSQAISKAQSLSASQAVWRPWP